In Salmonella enterica subsp. enterica serovar Typhimurium str. LT2, a single window of DNA contains:
- the msbA gene encoding multicopy repressor of htrB transport protein; ABC superfamily (atp&membrane) (similar to E. coli ATP-binding transport protein; multicopy suppressor of htrB (AAC74000.1); Blastp hit to AAC74000.1 (582 aa), 96% identity in aa 1 - 582) yields MHNDKDLSTWQTFRRLWPTIAPFKAGLIVAGIALILNAASDTFMLSLLKPLLDDGFGKTDRSVLLWMPLVVIGLMILRGITSYISSYCISWVSGKVVMTMRRRLFGHMMGMPVAFFDKQSTGTLLSRITYDSEQVASSSSGALITVVREGASIIGLFIMMFYYSWQLSIILVVLAPIVSIAIRVVSKRFRSISKNMQNTMGQVTTSAEQMLKGHKEVLIFGGQEVETKRFDKVSNKMRLQGMKMVSASSISDPIIQLIASLALAFVLYAASFPSVMDSLTAGTITVVFSSMIALMRPLKSLTNVNAQFQRGMAACQTLFAILDSEQEKDEGKRVIDRATGDLEFRNVTFTYPGREVPALRNINLKIPAGKTVALVGRSGSGKSTIASLITRFYDIDEGHILMDGHDLREYTLASLRNQVALVSQNVHLFNDTVANNIAYARTEEYSREQIEEAARMAYAMDFINKMDNGLDTIIGENGVLLSGGQRQRIAIARALLRDSPILILDEATSALDTESERAIQAALDELQKNRTSLVIAHRLSTIEQADEIVVVEDGIIVERGTHSELLAQHGVYAQLHKMQFGQ; encoded by the coding sequence ATGCATAACGATAAAGATCTCTCTACGTGGCAGACCTTCCGCCGACTGTGGCCAACCATAGCGCCTTTTAAAGCAGGTCTGATCGTGGCGGGCATAGCGTTAATTCTCAACGCAGCCAGCGATACCTTCATGCTATCGCTCCTCAAGCCATTACTGGATGATGGTTTCGGTAAAACGGATCGCTCAGTGTTGCTGTGGATGCCGCTGGTGGTTATTGGGCTGATGATATTACGAGGCATCACTAGCTATATCTCCAGCTACTGTATTTCATGGGTGTCAGGCAAGGTGGTAATGACCATGCGCCGTCGCCTGTTTGGCCATATGATGGGAATGCCCGTCGCCTTCTTTGATAAACAGTCTACCGGTACGCTGCTGTCGCGTATTACATACGATTCAGAACAGGTTGCCTCTTCTTCATCTGGCGCGCTGATTACCGTGGTGCGTGAAGGGGCATCGATCATCGGATTGTTTATCATGATGTTCTATTACAGCTGGCAGTTGTCGATCATCCTGGTTGTTTTAGCGCCGATTGTGTCGATTGCGATTCGCGTTGTCTCAAAGCGGTTCCGCAGCATCAGTAAAAATATGCAGAACACGATGGGACAAGTGACTACCAGCGCTGAACAAATGCTGAAAGGACACAAAGAGGTACTGATTTTTGGCGGTCAGGAAGTCGAAACTAAACGCTTTGATAAAGTCAGCAATAAGATGCGACTGCAAGGCATGAAAATGGTCTCTGCCTCGTCAATTTCCGATCCTATCATTCAGCTCATTGCCTCGCTGGCGCTGGCGTTTGTCCTCTATGCTGCGAGCTTCCCAAGCGTAATGGATAGCCTGACGGCAGGGACCATCACCGTGGTGTTCTCCTCCATGATCGCGCTGATGCGTCCATTAAAATCGCTGACAAACGTTAACGCGCAGTTCCAGCGTGGGATGGCGGCTTGTCAAACGTTGTTTGCGATTCTGGATAGCGAACAGGAGAAAGATGAAGGTAAACGTGTCATTGACCGCGCGACCGGCGATCTCGAATTCCGCAATGTGACGTTTACTTACCCGGGCCGTGAAGTGCCGGCATTGCGTAACATCAATTTGAAAATTCCTGCCGGGAAAACCGTGGCGCTGGTGGGGCGTTCCGGATCGGGTAAATCAACTATCGCCAGTCTGATCACCCGTTTCTACGATATTGATGAAGGGCACATCCTGATGGATGGTCACGATCTACGCGAATACACTCTGGCCTCTCTACGTAATCAGGTGGCGCTGGTTTCGCAAAACGTGCATCTGTTTAACGACACGGTCGCCAATAACATTGCTTATGCCCGGACGGAAGAATACAGCCGCGAGCAGATTGAAGAGGCGGCGCGCATGGCCTATGCCATGGACTTTATCAATAAGATGGATAATGGCCTGGATACCATCATCGGCGAAAACGGCGTACTGCTTTCCGGCGGTCAGCGCCAGCGTATCGCGATCGCCCGCGCCTTACTGCGCGACAGCCCGATTCTGATCCTTGATGAAGCTACGTCCGCGCTGGATACCGAATCTGAACGTGCGATTCAGGCAGCGTTGGATGAGCTGCAGAAAAACCGTACCTCTCTGGTGATTGCGCACCGTCTCTCCACCATCGAACAGGCGGATGAGATCGTTGTAGTCGAAGACGGTATTATCGTTGAGCGCGGCACTCATAGCGAGCTGCTGGCGCAACACGGCGTTTACGCCCAGCTACATAAGATGCAATTTGGCCAATGA
- the lpxK gene encoding tetraacyldisaccharide 4' kinase (lipid A 4'kinase; similar to E. coli putative EC 1.2 enzyme (AAC74001.1); Blastp hit to AAC74001.1 (328 aa), 82% identity in aa 1 - 324), producing the protein MIARIWSGESPLWRLLLPLSWLYGLVSGAIRLSYKLGFKRAWRAPVPVVVVGNLTAGGNGKTPVVIWLVEKLQQRGVRVGVVSRGYGGKAAAYPLLLTPETTTAEAGDEPVLIYQRTGAPVAVAPERAAAVKAILAAHNVQIIITDDGLQHYRLARDIEIVVIDGVRRFGNGWWLPAGPMRERASRLKTVDAAIVNGGVARAGEIPMQLAPGLAVNLRTGARCDVAQLSNIVAMAGIGHPPRFFATLEACGAHPQKCVPLADHQTLAPADVQALVGEGQTLVMTEKDAVKCRAFAEDNWWFLPVDARLSGEQPDKLLQHITSLVR; encoded by the coding sequence ATGATTGCGCGTATCTGGTCGGGTGAATCCCCGCTATGGCGGTTACTGCTGCCGCTCTCCTGGCTGTATGGCCTGGTGAGCGGGGCGATTCGTCTGAGCTATAAGCTTGGTTTTAAACGCGCCTGGCGAGCGCCGGTACCGGTGGTTGTGGTAGGGAATCTTACGGCTGGCGGTAACGGTAAAACCCCCGTAGTCATTTGGCTGGTGGAAAAGCTGCAACAGCGTGGCGTGCGCGTGGGGGTCGTTTCCCGCGGCTACGGCGGGAAAGCTGCCGCTTATCCGCTGCTCCTGACGCCGGAGACGACAACCGCAGAAGCGGGAGATGAACCGGTATTGATTTATCAACGGACCGGCGCGCCTGTCGCGGTAGCGCCTGAACGCGCCGCGGCGGTGAAAGCGATTCTGGCAGCGCATAATGTGCAGATTATTATCACCGACGATGGGTTGCAGCATTACCGACTCGCGCGAGATATTGAAATTGTGGTGATTGACGGCGTGCGCCGTTTTGGCAACGGCTGGTGGCTTCCTGCCGGTCCTATGCGCGAACGCGCCAGTCGCCTGAAAACCGTAGACGCCGCTATCGTGAATGGCGGCGTCGCCCGGGCGGGCGAAATCCCCATGCAGCTAGCGCCTGGACTGGCGGTGAACTTACGTACGGGAGCGCGTTGCGATGTGGCGCAACTGAGCAATATTGTGGCGATGGCGGGCATCGGTCATCCGCCGCGCTTTTTCGCCACGCTGGAAGCCTGTGGCGCGCATCCGCAAAAGTGCGTCCCGCTGGCCGATCATCAAACGCTCGCCCCTGCTGACGTTCAGGCGTTGGTCGGTGAAGGGCAGACCCTGGTAATGACGGAAAAAGACGCGGTGAAATGCCGTGCTTTTGCCGAAGATAACTGGTGGTTCTTACCGGTTGATGCGCGTTTGTCCGGTGAGCAGCCTGATAAGTTGCTTCAACATATCACCTCGCTGGTTCGCTAG
- the ycaQ gene encoding putative cytoplasmic protein (similar to E. coli orf, hypothetical protein (AAC74002.1); Blastp hit to AAC74002.1 (410 aa), 77% identity in aa 1 - 408): MSLPYLSLSQARCLHLAAQGLLKKPRRNALPGDVLAAISRMALLQIDTINVVARSPYLVLFSRLGSYPQAWLDEALRRGELMEYWAHEACFLPRRDFKLIRHRMLSPEKMGWKYHAAWMHEHAEEIEQLVRHIQEHGPVRSADFEHAQKGASGWWEWKPHKRHLEGLFTAGKVMVVERRNFQRVYDLTPRVMPHWDDERDGLSQSQAENLMLDNSARSLGIFREQWLADYYRLKRPDLKGWRESRAEQQQIIPVEVETLGRMWLHADLLSQLEPALNNALKATHSAVLSPFDPVVWDRKRATQLFGFNYRLECYTPAAKRQYGYFVLPLLYLGRLVGRMDAKMHRKTGVLEVISLYLEDDIRPGVSLQKGIWQAISAFAAWQRASRVTLGQCPPGLFSTMRHGWEIDPAP, translated from the coding sequence ATGTCATTGCCGTACCTTTCTCTTTCCCAGGCCCGTTGTCTTCACCTTGCTGCGCAGGGGCTATTGAAAAAGCCGCGCCGTAACGCGCTGCCTGGCGATGTTCTTGCCGCCATCTCACGCATGGCGTTGCTGCAAATTGATACCATCAATGTTGTCGCACGTAGCCCCTATCTGGTGCTGTTTAGCCGTCTCGGCTCGTACCCGCAGGCCTGGCTGGATGAGGCGCTGCGACGCGGCGAGTTAATGGAATACTGGGCGCATGAGGCCTGTTTCTTACCACGCCGTGACTTTAAACTTATCCGCCATCGTATGCTGTCGCCGGAAAAGATGGGCTGGAAATATCACGCGGCATGGATGCATGAGCACGCGGAAGAAATAGAACAGCTGGTGCGGCATATTCAGGAGCACGGTCCGGTGCGTTCTGCCGATTTTGAACATGCGCAGAAAGGTGCCAGCGGCTGGTGGGAATGGAAACCACATAAACGCCACCTTGAGGGTTTATTTACCGCCGGAAAAGTCATGGTTGTTGAGCGGCGTAATTTTCAACGTGTATATGATTTAACGCCCCGTGTGATGCCGCACTGGGATGATGAACGCGATGGACTGTCACAGTCGCAGGCGGAAAACCTGATGCTGGATAATAGCGCGCGCAGTCTGGGGATTTTCCGTGAACAGTGGCTGGCGGATTACTACCGCCTGAAACGTCCTGACCTGAAGGGATGGCGGGAGAGCCGGGCGGAACAGCAGCAGATTATTCCGGTCGAGGTGGAAACGTTGGGGCGGATGTGGCTTCATGCCGATCTTCTTTCGCAGCTGGAACCGGCGCTGAATAACGCCTTAAAGGCGACCCATAGCGCAGTACTGTCGCCTTTCGATCCTGTGGTATGGGATCGCAAGCGGGCAACGCAGCTTTTCGGATTTAACTATCGGCTGGAATGTTATACGCCTGCGGCGAAGCGCCAGTACGGTTATTTTGTGCTGCCGCTATTATACCTGGGCCGTTTAGTCGGGCGAATGGATGCCAAAATGCACCGTAAAACGGGGGTGCTTGAGGTTATCTCGCTGTATCTGGAGGACGATATTCGCCCTGGCGTTAGTCTGCAAAAAGGAATCTGGCAGGCGATTAGCGCGTTTGCTGCCTGGCAACGGGCATCGCGCGTGACGCTGGGACAATGTCCGCCAGGCCTGTTTAGCACCATGCGTCATGGCTGGGAAATAGACCCTGCACCCTAA
- the ycaR gene encoding putative inner membrane protein (similar to E. coli orf, hypothetical protein (AAC74003.1); Blastp hit to AAC74003.1 (60 aa), 93% identity in aa 1 - 60), whose translation MDHRLLEIIACPVCNGKLWYNQEQQELICKLDNLAFPLRDGIPVLLENEARALTSDESKS comes from the coding sequence ATGGATCATCGTCTGCTTGAAATCATCGCCTGCCCGGTATGTAACGGCAAACTCTGGTATAACCAGGAACAGCAAGAATTAATTTGCAAACTGGACAATCTCGCTTTCCCGTTACGCGACGGCATTCCTGTATTGCTGGAAAATGAAGCTCGCGCCCTGACATCTGATGAGAGTAAATCATGA
- the kdsB gene encoding CTP:CMP-3-deoxy-D-manno-octulosonate transferase (similar to E. coli CTP:CMP-3-deoxy-D-manno-octulosonate transferase (AAC74004.1); Blastp hit to AAC74004.1 (248 aa), 93% identity in aa 1 - 248): MSFVVIIPARFSSTRLPGKPLVDINGKPMIVHVLERARESGAERIIVATDHEDVARAVEAAGGEVCMTRADHQSGTERLAEVVEKCGFSDDTVIVNVQGDEPMIPAVIIRQVAENLAQRQVGMATLAVPIHSAEEAFNPNAVKVVLDAEGYALYFSRATIPWDRDRFAKSLETVGDTCLRHLGIYGYRAGFIRRYVSWQPSPLEHIEMLEQLRVLWYGEKIHVAVAKAVPGTGVDTADDLERVRAEMR, encoded by the coding sequence ATGAGTTTCGTCGTCATCATTCCGGCCCGTTTTTCATCTACCCGACTGCCAGGCAAACCATTAGTGGATATTAATGGTAAGCCCATGATTGTTCATGTCCTGGAGCGGGCGCGCGAATCTGGCGCGGAACGCATTATTGTCGCGACCGATCATGAAGACGTGGCTCGTGCGGTAGAAGCGGCTGGCGGCGAAGTGTGCATGACGCGCGCCGATCACCAGTCCGGCACCGAACGGTTGGCGGAAGTGGTAGAGAAGTGCGGATTCAGCGACGATACCGTTATTGTGAACGTTCAGGGCGATGAGCCGATGATCCCGGCGGTTATTATTCGCCAGGTCGCGGAAAATCTGGCGCAGCGCCAGGTTGGCATGGCGACGCTGGCGGTGCCGATTCACAGCGCCGAAGAAGCGTTTAACCCGAATGCGGTAAAAGTCGTGCTGGATGCTGAAGGCTATGCGCTTTACTTTTCCCGGGCGACGATTCCCTGGGATCGCGATCGCTTTGCAAAAAGTCTGGAAACGGTAGGGGATACTTGCCTTCGTCACCTGGGCATTTATGGCTATCGCGCGGGGTTTATCCGCCGTTACGTGAGCTGGCAACCCAGCCCGCTGGAACATATTGAAATGCTGGAGCAACTCCGTGTGCTGTGGTACGGCGAAAAAATTCATGTCGCCGTCGCCAAAGCGGTGCCCGGCACGGGCGTAGACACCGCCGACGACCTGGAGCGCGTGCGCGCTGAAATGCGTTAA
- a CDS encoding mukF protein (killing factor KicB) (similar to E. coli orf, hypothetical protein (AAC74005.1); Blastp hit to AAC74005.1 (297 aa), 90% identity in aa 1 - 297), producing MEQLRAELSHLLGEKLSRIECVNEKADSALWSLYDSQGIPMPLMARSFTTPGVAQQLAWKTSMLARSGTVRMPVIYGVLTHEEHPGPDVLLLERLRGVPVEAPARTPERWEQLKDQIVEGLLAWHRQDSRGCVGAVDHTQENIWPSWYRQRVEVLWTTLNQFSNTGLTMQDRRILFRTRECLPSLFEGFNDNCVLVHGNFCLRSMLKDARSDQLLAMVGPGLMLWAPREFELFRLMDNPLAEGLLWHYLQRAPVAESFIWRRWLYVLWDEVAQLVNTGRFNRTNFDLAAKSLLPWLA from the coding sequence ATGGAACAGTTGCGGGCCGAACTCAGTCATTTGTTGGGTGAAAAACTTAGCCGTATAGAGTGCGTGAATGAGAAAGCGGATTCCGCATTGTGGTCATTATATGACAGCCAGGGCATTCCGATGCCGCTGATGGCGCGAAGTTTTACCACTCCCGGCGTTGCGCAGCAACTGGCATGGAAAACCTCAATGCTGGCGCGTAGCGGTACGGTGAGGATGCCGGTAATCTATGGCGTATTGACGCATGAAGAGCATCCTGGTCCGGATGTGCTGCTGCTGGAACGGCTGCGCGGTGTGCCGGTCGAGGCGCCGGCGCGCACTCCGGAACGCTGGGAACAGCTAAAAGATCAGATTGTCGAAGGGCTGTTAGCCTGGCATCGGCAGGATAGCCGCGGTTGCGTTGGCGCCGTAGACCATACTCAGGAGAATATCTGGCCTTCCTGGTATCGTCAGCGGGTGGAGGTGCTGTGGACGACGCTAAATCAGTTCAGCAATACCGGCCTGACGATGCAGGACAGACGCATTCTGTTTCGTACCAGAGAATGTCTTCCTTCGTTATTTGAAGGGTTTAACGATAACTGCGTACTGGTGCATGGCAACTTCTGCCTGCGCAGTATGCTTAAAGACGCCCGTAGCGATCAGCTTCTGGCGATGGTCGGCCCCGGGCTGATGCTGTGGGCGCCGAGAGAGTTCGAACTGTTTCGCCTGATGGATAATCCATTGGCGGAGGGATTGCTTTGGCATTATCTGCAACGCGCGCCAGTGGCGGAGTCCTTCATCTGGCGGCGTTGGCTCTATGTGCTGTGGGACGAGGTTGCGCAATTGGTCAATACCGGACGTTTTAACCGTACCAATTTTGATCTTGCGGCGAAATCATTACTCCCCTGGCTTGCCTGA
- the ycbC gene encoding putative KicA protein (similar to E. coli orf, hypothetical protein (AAC74006.1); Blastp hit to AAC74006.1 (259 aa), 89% identity in aa 1 - 256), with amino-acid sequence MLFTLKKVIGGMLLPLPLMLLMIGVGLALLWFSRFQKTGKVFISVGWLALLLLSLQPVSDHLLRPIENRYPTWQGPQKVEYIVVLGGGYTWNPQWAPSSNLINNSLPRLAEGIRLWRANPGARLIFTGGVAKTNTVSTAEVGARVAQSLGVPRSDIITLDKPKDTEEEAAAVKQAIGDAPFLLVTSASHLPRAMIFFQHAGLNPLPAPANQLAIDSPLNPWERAIPSPVWLMHSDRAGYETLGRLWQWLKGISGKPGE; translated from the coding sequence ATGCTTTTTACGCTAAAGAAAGTGATTGGCGGTATGTTATTGCCGCTTCCGCTGATGTTGCTGATGATTGGCGTCGGCCTGGCGCTGCTCTGGTTTAGCCGCTTTCAGAAGACCGGAAAAGTATTTATCAGCGTAGGTTGGCTGGCGCTATTGCTATTAAGCCTGCAACCCGTCTCTGACCATCTGCTGCGTCCGATAGAAAACCGCTACCCTACCTGGCAGGGTCCGCAAAAGGTGGAATATATTGTGGTTCTCGGCGGCGGCTATACCTGGAACCCGCAGTGGGCGCCGAGCTCTAATTTAATTAACAACAGCTTGCCGCGGCTGGCGGAAGGCATTCGGCTGTGGCGCGCGAATCCGGGAGCCAGGCTGATTTTTACCGGCGGCGTAGCAAAAACCAATACGGTAAGCACGGCGGAAGTCGGTGCGCGGGTGGCGCAGTCACTGGGCGTACCGCGTAGCGATATTATTACGCTGGATAAGCCAAAAGATACGGAAGAAGAAGCCGCCGCCGTTAAGCAGGCCATCGGCGACGCCCCTTTCCTGTTGGTAACCTCCGCCTCGCATTTGCCGCGTGCGATGATTTTCTTTCAGCATGCCGGGCTGAATCCGCTTCCCGCGCCGGCGAATCAGTTGGCGATCGATTCGCCGCTCAATCCCTGGGAGCGGGCAATTCCGTCCCCGGTCTGGCTGATGCACAGCGATCGCGCTGGGTATGAAACATTAGGGCGACTTTGGCAATGGCTGAAAGGCATATCAGGCAAGCCAGGGGAGTAA
- the smtA gene encoding S-adenosylmethionine-dependent methyltransferase (similar to E. coli S-adenosylmethionine-dependent methyltransferase (AAC74007.1); Blastp hit to AAC74007.1 (261 aa), 88% identity in aa 1 - 254): MQDRNFDDIAEKFSRNIYGTTKGQLRQAILWQDLDRVLEEIGGRKLRVLDAGGGEGQTAIKMAERGHQVTLCDLSGEMIARARQAAEAKGVSKDMHFIQCPAQDVASHLESPVDLILFHAVLEWVADPVGVLETLWSVLRPGGALSLMFYNANGLLMHNMVAGNFDYVQAGMPKRKKRTLSPDYPRDPAQVYQWLEAIGWQITGKTGVRVFHDYLREKHQQRDCYETLVELETRYCRQEPYISLGRYIHVTAIKSPALAADARITYE; this comes from the coding sequence ATGCAGGATCGCAATTTTGATGACATTGCTGAAAAGTTTTCCCGTAACATTTACGGCACGACCAAAGGACAACTGCGGCAAGCCATTCTGTGGCAAGACCTGGATCGCGTGCTGGAGGAGATTGGCGGGCGGAAACTGCGGGTGCTGGATGCCGGCGGCGGCGAAGGGCAAACGGCGATTAAGATGGCGGAACGCGGCCATCAGGTGACGTTATGCGATCTGTCTGGCGAAATGATCGCCCGCGCGCGGCAGGCGGCCGAGGCAAAAGGTGTGAGCAAAGACATGCATTTTATACAATGCCCGGCTCAGGACGTCGCTTCGCATTTGGAAAGCCCGGTTGATCTGATATTGTTTCATGCTGTGCTGGAGTGGGTAGCCGATCCTGTCGGCGTATTAGAAACGCTCTGGTCAGTATTGCGCCCTGGCGGCGCGCTGTCGTTGATGTTCTATAACGCTAACGGTTTGCTGATGCACAATATGGTGGCGGGTAATTTTGACTACGTGCAGGCGGGGATGCCTAAACGCAAGAAGCGCACGCTGTCGCCTGACTACCCGCGCGACCCCGCGCAGGTGTACCAGTGGCTGGAGGCGATTGGCTGGCAGATTACCGGTAAAACCGGCGTGCGTGTGTTTCATGATTATCTGCGTGAAAAACACCAGCAGCGTGACTGTTATGAGACCCTGGTCGAACTGGAAACGCGTTATTGCCGCCAGGAGCCGTATATTAGCCTTGGGCGCTACATTCATGTCACCGCGATTAAAAGCCCGGCGCTAGCCGCAGATGCAAGGATAACCTATGAGTGA
- the mukF gene encoding mukF protein (killing factor KICB; similar to E. coli mukF protein (killing factor KICB) (AAC74008.1); Blastp hit to AAC74008.1 (440 aa), 98% identity in aa 1 - 440) encodes MSEFSQTVPELVAWARKNDFSISLPVDRLSFLLAVATLNGERLDGEMSEGELVDAFRHVSDAFEQTSETIGVRANNAINDMVRQRLLNRFTSEQAEGNAIYRLTPLGIGITDYYIRQREFSTLRLSMQLSIVAGELKRAADAAAEGGDEFHWHRNVYAPLKYSVAEIFDSIDLTQRIMDEQQQQVKDDIAQLLNKDWRAAISSCELLLSETSGTLRELQDTLEAAGDKLQANLLRIQDATMTHDDLHFVDRLVFDLQSKLDRIISWGQQSIDLWIGYDRHVHKFIRTAIDMDKNRVFAQRLRQSVQTYFDDPWALTYANADRLLDMRDEEMALRDDEVTGELPPDLEYEEFNEIREQLAAIIEEQLAIYKTRQTPLDLGLVVREYLAQYPRARHFDVARIVIDQAVRLGVAQADFTGLPAKWQPINDYGAKVQAHVIDKY; translated from the coding sequence ATGAGTGAATTTTCCCAGACAGTCCCCGAACTGGTTGCCTGGGCCAGAAAAAACGACTTTTCCATCTCGCTGCCGGTAGACAGACTTTCCTTTCTGCTGGCGGTCGCCACGTTGAACGGCGAACGCCTTGACGGCGAGATGAGTGAAGGCGAGCTGGTGGATGCATTCCGCCATGTGAGTGATGCGTTTGAGCAAACCAGCGAAACCATCGGCGTGCGCGCTAATAACGCGATTAACGATATGGTGCGTCAACGTCTGCTGAACCGCTTTACCAGCGAGCAGGCTGAAGGCAATGCGATTTACCGATTAACCCCGCTCGGGATTGGCATCACCGATTACTACATTCGTCAACGCGAATTCTCTACGCTGCGTCTTTCTATGCAGTTGTCGATTGTGGCCGGCGAATTGAAGCGCGCGGCGGATGCGGCAGCGGAGGGGGGCGATGAGTTCCACTGGCATCGCAATGTTTACGCGCCATTGAAATATTCGGTGGCGGAGATTTTCGACAGTATCGATCTCACCCAGCGCATCATGGATGAACAGCAGCAGCAGGTGAAAGACGATATCGCACAACTGCTGAATAAAGACTGGCGGGCGGCGATTTCCAGCTGTGAACTGCTGCTTTCCGAAACGTCCGGTACGCTGCGCGAGTTGCAGGATACGCTGGAGGCGGCGGGCGATAAGCTGCAGGCTAACCTGCTGCGCATTCAGGATGCCACGATGACGCACGACGATCTGCATTTTGTCGACAGGCTGGTGTTTGACTTACAAAGTAAACTCGACCGCATTATCAGTTGGGGTCAGCAGTCTATTGATTTATGGATCGGCTACGATCGTCACGTGCATAAATTTATCCGTACCGCGATCGATATGGATAAAAACCGTGTCTTCGCCCAGCGGTTGCGCCAGTCCGTGCAGACTTATTTTGACGATCCCTGGGCGCTAACCTATGCGAATGCCGATCGTCTGCTGGATATGCGCGATGAAGAGATGGCGTTGCGTGACGATGAAGTCACCGGGGAGTTGCCGCCGGATCTGGAATATGAAGAGTTTAACGAGATCCGCGAGCAGTTAGCGGCCATCATTGAAGAACAGCTGGCTATCTACAAAACCAGACAAACGCCACTGGATCTTGGGCTGGTGGTGCGCGAGTATCTGGCGCAATACCCGCGCGCGCGTCATTTCGACGTGGCGCGTATTGTTATCGATCAAGCGGTACGTCTTGGCGTAGCGCAAGCAGATTTCACCGGACTGCCAGCCAAATGGCAGCCGATTAATGATTACGGAGCCAAGGTACAGGCGCATGTCATTGACAAATATTGA
- the mukE gene encoding putative chromosome partitioning (similar to E. coli orf, hypothetical protein (AAC74009.1); Blastp hit to AAC74009.1 (225 aa), 99% identity in aa 1 - 225), which translates to MSLTNIEQVMPVKLAQALANPLFPALDSALRSGRHIGLDELDNHAFLMDFQEYLEEFYARYNVELIRAPEGFFYLRPRSTTLIPRSVLSELDMMVGKILCYLYLSPERLANEGIFTQQELYDELLTLADEAKLLKLVNNRSTGSDVDRQKLQEKVRSSLNRLRRLGMVWFMGHDSSKFRITESVFRFGADVRAGDDPREAQRRLIRDGEAMPIENHLQLNDETEESQPDSGEEE; encoded by the coding sequence ATGTCATTGACAAATATTGAACAAGTGATGCCGGTTAAGCTGGCGCAGGCGCTGGCGAATCCGTTATTTCCGGCGCTGGATAGCGCATTACGTTCGGGCCGCCACATCGGGCTGGACGAACTGGATAATCATGCCTTTCTGATGGATTTTCAGGAATACCTGGAAGAGTTTTACGCGCGTTATAACGTGGAGTTGATTCGCGCGCCGGAGGGGTTCTTCTACCTGCGTCCGCGTTCTACCACGCTTATTCCGCGCTCGGTGTTATCCGAACTGGATATGATGGTCGGTAAAATTCTCTGCTACCTCTATCTTAGCCCGGAGCGTCTGGCCAACGAAGGGATCTTTACTCAGCAGGAGTTGTACGACGAGCTGCTTACCCTTGCGGACGAAGCCAAACTGCTAAAGCTGGTGAATAACCGCTCGACGGGATCTGACGTTGATCGTCAGAAACTGCAGGAAAAGGTGCGTTCTTCTTTAAACCGCCTGCGTCGTTTGGGCATGGTATGGTTTATGGGCCACGACAGCAGCAAATTCCGCATTACCGAATCGGTCTTCCGCTTTGGCGCGGATGTCCGTGCCGGCGACGATCCTCGCGAGGCGCAGCGTCGTCTCATCCGCGACGGGGAAGCGATGCCCATTGAAAACCATCTGCAACTTAATGATGAGACCGAAGAGAGTCAGCCGGACAGTGGAGAGGAAGAATAA